Proteins encoded within one genomic window of Leptolyngbya sp. SIO1E4:
- a CDS encoding amino acid adenylation domain-containing protein, whose translation MLSQAIEGFRLSPQQKQLWLLQQSGGIYCTQCILKITGDLQVEILKLAVQKVVDRHEILRTSFYRQPGIRVPIQVINDSSTFSYQEISQNDPECESIEVFYQQEKRFIFNFEQGPLLRVLLLQESANKWLFLITLPAMCADSWSLKNLVNEISCLYNIGLRGEELKDEPVQYIQFSEWCNELLEDEDSEAGKAYWLRQELNSLPALTLPFESNCSSKSGSCKSAKQTIFEPSIHPLKLEPDLVAKLEAIATLHKTSVADFLLACWQTLLWRITGQSNIIVQTAASGRKYEELQGTLGLLAKNLPICCTFQGDLKFTELLSSISNTLEDHEKWQEYLTEEEHRNADDSFLDLPVSFEFQVWPDSYQSDGVSFSLERQYFCFKRYKLKLHCMLQAEALTAEFHYDPELITPESIPYLAEQFQTLVVCALDNPNVTVGELKIMSDRQLHQLLIEFNQTSSQVASNGLPEKCFQHRFEAQVKQTPNDVAVVFESEQFTYHELNQRANRLAHYLQRLGVGSDVLVGILLEPRHSADAAPTLDIVTVILGILKAGGAYLPLDTALPQESLVLRLQDAQISVLLTQQALMEKLPQDLDPINLGQIVCLDTDSAIIDQESSENPTSEVSSGDLAYVLFTSGSTGKPKGVAIEHRSLLNYVDGILARLDLLPGSRFATFSTFAADLGNTAIFPALCTGGCLHVVSQTQLADPRALANYFQRHPIDCLKIVPSHLAALLTSAEMQSILPRQRLILGGEAANWHLIEQIQRQQPTCRIINHYGPTETTVGVLTYQVDDQSQRHISQTVPLGRPLANTQVYVLDSQLKPLPIGVPGELYIGGAGLARGYLNRPELTEKQFITNPFTNEPRARLYRTGDRVRYLPDGNLEFLGRTDNQVKIRGFRIELGEIEALLDQHPGVQQSVVSVWEEQGNKRLVAYVVPNKQQPPSVSDLRNFLGGKRPDYMVPGSFIFLNILPLKSNGKVDRSSLPVPHQTRPELAATFVAPRNELEQTLADIWQSLLQVEKVGINDNFFELGGHSLLIVQVHSKLQIAFKQDVSITDLFKYPTISALSDYLSQQKGEPSSSLETVQIQAEARLNSRRKRSQTRQRTRTAEKP comes from the coding sequence ATGTTAAGTCAAGCGATTGAGGGATTTCGTCTCTCACCTCAACAAAAACAGCTTTGGTTGCTACAGCAGAGTGGTGGGATTTACTGTACCCAATGTATTCTGAAGATTACGGGTGACTTGCAAGTTGAGATACTAAAATTAGCTGTCCAGAAAGTTGTTGACCGTCATGAGATTCTGCGTACGTCATTCTATCGACAACCGGGCATCAGAGTTCCGATTCAAGTGATCAATGATAGCAGTACATTCTCGTATCAAGAAATTAGTCAGAATGATCCAGAATGTGAGTCTATCGAGGTATTTTATCAACAAGAAAAACGATTTATCTTTAACTTTGAGCAGGGCCCACTCCTGCGTGTATTGCTGTTGCAAGAGTCAGCAAATAAATGGCTTTTTCTGATTACTCTACCTGCGATGTGTGCTGATAGCTGGTCCCTTAAAAATTTAGTGAACGAAATTAGCTGCCTCTACAATATTGGCTTACGGGGTGAAGAATTAAAAGACGAGCCAGTACAATACATTCAATTCTCAGAATGGTGTAATGAACTTCTGGAAGATGAAGATTCAGAAGCAGGAAAAGCCTACTGGTTGCGGCAAGAACTAAATTCGCTTCCTGCACTCACATTGCCATTCGAAAGTAACTGTTCTAGTAAATCTGGATCTTGCAAATCTGCTAAGCAAACAATATTTGAACCAAGTATTCATCCTTTAAAGTTGGAGCCGGATTTAGTTGCCAAGTTAGAGGCCATAGCCACACTACACAAAACCAGCGTGGCTGACTTTTTATTAGCCTGTTGGCAGACACTGCTTTGGCGCATCACAGGACAGTCTAATATCATTGTGCAGACTGCTGCCTCAGGTAGGAAGTATGAAGAACTGCAGGGAACCCTGGGGCTTTTAGCAAAGAATCTGCCTATTTGCTGTACCTTTCAAGGTGATCTTAAATTTACAGAACTCTTATCTTCTATTAGCAATACCTTAGAGGATCATGAAAAGTGGCAGGAATATTTGACTGAGGAAGAGCATAGAAATGCTGATGATTCTTTCTTAGACTTGCCCGTTAGTTTTGAATTCCAAGTATGGCCTGATAGCTATCAATCTGATGGAGTTTCCTTTTCCTTGGAAAGGCAATATTTCTGCTTTAAGCGATACAAACTTAAGCTTCATTGTATGCTTCAGGCCGAAGCGCTAACGGCAGAGTTTCATTATGATCCGGAACTCATTACTCCAGAAAGTATTCCGTATCTGGCAGAACAGTTCCAAACCTTAGTGGTTTGTGCGCTGGATAATCCCAACGTGACGGTTGGTGAGCTGAAGATTATGAGCGATCGCCAGCTCCACCAGCTGCTAATTGAGTTTAACCAAACATCCTCGCAAGTTGCCTCGAATGGTCTCCCAGAGAAATGCTTCCAACACAGATTTGAAGCACAGGTCAAGCAAACACCCAATGATGTGGCAGTGGTGTTTGAATCAGAACAATTCACTTATCACGAACTCAACCAACGTGCCAATCGATTAGCTCATTATCTTCAAAGGTTAGGGGTTGGATCAGACGTATTGGTCGGCATATTGCTTGAACCTAGGCACTCCGCAGATGCGGCACCAACGCTCGATATCGTCACGGTTATACTCGGCATTCTGAAAGCGGGTGGAGCTTATTTGCCGTTGGATACGGCGTTGCCACAAGAGAGTTTAGTCTTGCGGTTACAGGATGCTCAGATATCGGTCCTGTTGACCCAACAGGCGCTCATGGAAAAATTGCCTCAGGACTTAGACCCAATAAACTTAGGCCAAATAGTCTGTTTAGACACTGACTCAGCAATTATTGACCAAGAAAGTTCTGAAAATCCGACCAGTGAGGTGAGCAGCGGAGATTTAGCCTATGTGTTGTTCACCTCTGGTTCTACCGGTAAACCCAAAGGGGTAGCGATTGAACATCGGTCATTACTCAATTACGTAGACGGTATTCTGGCAAGATTAGATCTGCTGCCGGGTAGTCGTTTTGCAACTTTTTCTACGTTCGCTGCCGATTTGGGTAATACAGCCATTTTCCCGGCTCTATGCACAGGGGGATGTCTGCATGTTGTTTCACAAACCCAGTTGGCCGATCCTAGGGCGCTAGCGAATTATTTCCAACGACATCCCATCGACTGTCTGAAAATCGTGCCATCTCACCTCGCGGCTTTATTGACATCGGCAGAAATGCAATCGATCCTGCCCCGTCAGCGCCTCATCTTGGGAGGTGAGGCGGCTAATTGGCACTTGATTGAGCAGATTCAACGCCAACAACCAACCTGTCGGATTATTAATCACTATGGCCCCACAGAAACAACGGTCGGCGTTTTGACTTATCAGGTTGATGATCAATCCCAGAGGCACATTTCCCAAACAGTTCCGCTGGGTCGTCCACTCGCGAATACACAAGTTTATGTATTAGATAGTCAGTTAAAGCCTTTACCCATCGGTGTTCCTGGCGAGCTTTATATCGGTGGGGCTGGTTTGGCGCGGGGCTATCTGAATCGACCAGAGCTAACAGAAAAGCAATTTATCACGAATCCTTTTACGAATGAACCTAGGGCACGACTATACAGAACGGGAGACCGGGTTCGTTATTTACCGGATGGCAATCTGGAATTCCTCGGACGCACTGATAACCAAGTAAAAATTCGCGGTTTTCGGATTGAACTAGGAGAAATAGAGGCATTACTAGACCAACATCCCGGTGTGCAGCAGTCCGTTGTTTCAGTTTGGGAAGAACAGGGAAATAAACGATTAGTCGCCTACGTTGTGCCTAATAAGCAACAGCCACCTAGTGTTAGTGATTTGCGCAATTTCCTGGGAGGAAAGCGACCAGACTATATGGTGCCGGGTTCCTTCATATTCTTAAATATTCTGCCACTGAAGTCAAATGGTAAGGTTGATCGCTCGTCATTACCAGTACCGCATCAAACACGGCCAGAGTTAGCCGCTACGTTTGTCGCCCCGCGTAATGAATTGGAGCAAACTCTGGCCGATATTTGGCAATCGTTGCTCCAAGTTGAAAAAGTGGGGATCAACGATAACTTTTTTGAACTGGGTGGTCATTCCTTACTGATTGTTCAAGTTCATAGCAAGCTGCAAATTGCCTTTAAGCAAGATGTATCCATTACTGATTTGTTTAAATACCCCACCATCAGTGCTTTGTCGGATTATTTAAGCCAACAGAAAGGTGAACCCTCTTCTTCTTTAGAGACCGTTCAGATACAGGCTGAAGCGCGTCTCAATTCAAGAAGAAAGCGGTCGCAAACCAGACAAAGAACGCGAACAGCCGAAAAGCCATAG